A segment of the Campylobacter concisus genome:
TTTTAACATTCATATTTAGCTCACTTTGTGAGCCCTTTTGCTTGCTTATCTTTTTTGCACGAGTATTTTCTGGATCTGTCTCTTTTTCTATCTGATTTTCAGGTCTAGCGCCACCTTCAAGCACACTTAAAGCACCAGCTAGTGAGCCAACAGCAGCCTCCATCTTTTTAGCATCCATTGTCGCCATAGAAAGCAATAAAACGAAAAAACAAAGCAAAAGTGACATGAGGTCACCAAAAGCAGCTAGCCACTCAGGCATACATTTTGGACACTCTTCTGGTTTTATTAACTTACCCATTATTCAAACTGACTTTTTCTATCTTTTGGTGGTAAAAATGCTAAGAGTTTAGCTTCAAGCGTTCTTGGATTATCACCTGCTTGTATCGACATGATTCCCTCAAGCACGACTTGTTTTTCAAGTGCTTCATCAGCATCGCGAATAGAGAGGATGTTTGCCACAGGCGCACCTATGATGTTACCTATCATCGCACCATAAAGTGTCGTAAGCAAGGCAACCGCCATTGATGGGCCGATCGCACTAGGATCTGACATGTTAAGAAGCATCGCAACAAGACCAATGAGCGTACCTATCATACCCATCGCACCCGCAAAACCGCCAACTTGCTCAAAAATTTTAATATTATTTGAATGTCTTGTACTAGTTTGATCGATATCGATCTCCAAAAGCGCTCTGATCGCATCTGGCTCATTGCCATCGACCGCCATTGAGAGGCCTCTTTTTAAAAACTGATTTGTCTCATTATTTACTTCGCTTTCAAGCGATAAGATACCATCACGTCTAGCTTTAGTTGAATAATCAACTATTTTTTTTATAGTCTCAGGTAAATTTACTACGACTGATGGCTTAACAGCAACTCCATAAAATTTACCAACACCTTTAAGCGTCTCCATCTTGAAGCCAACCATCATAACGCCGATAGTACCACCAAAAACGATCATTATCGAAGGCACGTCGATGTATGGTCCTATACCAACGCCTATCGCCATTGATCCAAACAAAAGCACTAGGGTCAAAACCCAGCCGACGACGGTTCCTAAATCCATTTAAACTCGCTTTATTTATAAATTCTTAAGATTGCCTATTCTATTAGCTTTTTGTTGAAAAAATCGTTAAATTAAAAAAAATGTTTGCCATTTTTTGCTACAATCTGCGAAATTTTTAACGTTAAAAGGCTTAAAAATGAACAATAATACTTCAATCATAATCCTAGCTGCTGGTCTTGGTACCAGGATGAAATCAAAACGTCCAAAAGTTCTATTTGAACTTTGCGGTGAGCCGATGATTATTCACA
Coding sequences within it:
- a CDS encoding motility protein A; the protein is MDLGTVVGWVLTLVLLFGSMAIGVGIGPYIDVPSIMIVFGGTIGVMMVGFKMETLKGVGKFYGVAVKPSVVVNLPETIKKIVDYSTKARRDGILSLESEVNNETNQFLKRGLSMAVDGNEPDAIRALLEIDIDQTSTRHSNNIKIFEQVGGFAGAMGMIGTLIGLVAMLLNMSDPSAIGPSMAVALLTTLYGAMIGNIIGAPVANILSIRDADEALEKQVVLEGIMSIQAGDNPRTLEAKLLAFLPPKDRKSQFE